A stretch of Cicer arietinum cultivar CDC Frontier isolate Library 1 chromosome 5, Cicar.CDCFrontier_v2.0, whole genome shotgun sequence DNA encodes these proteins:
- the LOC140920414 gene encoding secreted RxLR effector protein 161-like has protein sequence MNQADPKESHLVAVKRIMKYLKGTTNVGIWYPKGSICSLVGYSDLDYAGCKTDRKSTSGTCHIIGNALVSWSCKKQACVALSTAEAKYIAAGSCCAQTLWLKQQLYDYGLDL, from the exons atgaatCAG gcggATCCTAAAGAATCGCATCTTGTAGCagtaaaaagaattatgaaatacTTGAAAGGAACAACCAATGTAGGCATATGGTATCcaaagggtagcatatgtagtcTAGTTGGATATTCTGATTTAGATTATGCAGGATGCAAAACGGATCGCAAAAGCACAAGTGGCACTTGCCATATCATAGGTAATGCGTTAGTATCATGGTCCTGTAAAAAGCAAGCATGTGTTGCCCTTAGCACTGCTGAAGCTAAATACATAGCAGCaggaagttgttgtgcacaGACTCTCTGGCTCAAACAACAACTATATGATTATGGACTTGACCTCTGA